A genomic region of Pseudoalteromonas piscicida contains the following coding sequences:
- a CDS encoding adenylyltransferase/cytidyltransferase family protein has product MKKVITFGTFDVFHVGHVNILERAKALGDYLIVGISSDELNFSKKGRNPIYSIADRLKIISSLRFVDEVFVEESLELKAQYIKDFDADILVMGDDWKDKFDIYKDICDVVYLERTPSISTTEIIEVVRRPEGK; this is encoded by the coding sequence TTGAAAAAAGTTATCACATTTGGAACCTTTGATGTATTCCACGTTGGTCATGTCAATATTTTAGAGCGTGCGAAAGCTCTGGGTGATTATCTCATTGTGGGGATCTCATCGGATGAACTTAACTTTTCGAAAAAAGGTAGAAATCCAATATACTCAATAGCAGATCGCCTAAAAATCATTAGCTCATTGCGATTTGTAGATGAGGTGTTTGTGGAAGAATCTCTGGAGCTAAAAGCGCAATATATCAAAGACTTTGATGCCGATATTCTGGTGATGGGTGATGATTGGAAAGACAAGTTCGATATATATAAAGATATCTGTGATGTGGTTTACTTGGAGCGCACCCCATCAATTTCAACAACGGAAATAATAGAGGTCGTACGCAGACCCGAAGGAAAGTAA
- a CDS encoding ABC transporter permease: MLIKLAWKSTLNRKASVALTLVTIAISVMLLLSVERVRQDAKSSFANTISGTDLIVGARTGDIQLLLSSVFRIGHANNAVQWQSYEYIKAQRGVAWSIPISLGDSHKGFAVLGTDASYFSHYQYAKKQHLTFAAGRPFHNGKEVVLGAMVAKKLGYQLGQKIVISHGMGNTSFHHHDDNPLVISGILAATGTPVDKTLHVPLSAIESMHSSGHSKPSRIVARKQDATHHEHEHEHEHEHEHEHEHEHEHDSKNNNALVHNLDSKPGDLIGSTKQITAFLLGFDSPLYTLQVRRNINQYKGEPLLAIMPGVTLRELWEMLDIVEKILLLITLAVVLISLLGMLTSLLATLNQRRRELAILRSVGARPWHIFTLLISEAIFITVLGCAFGVALFYALLIAAQSGLQSQFGVVLSISALSTYELMLLSVIIGAGTLIGAIPAARAYFYSLADGMQIKT, from the coding sequence ATGCTAATCAAACTTGCGTGGAAAAGTACGCTAAACCGAAAAGCCAGCGTCGCTCTAACGCTAGTGACCATTGCGATTAGTGTCATGTTACTGCTGTCGGTTGAGCGTGTACGCCAAGACGCAAAATCCAGCTTTGCGAACACGATTTCTGGCACAGACCTGATTGTCGGCGCACGTACTGGTGATATTCAGCTTTTGCTTTCAAGCGTATTTAGAATTGGTCACGCCAATAATGCCGTACAATGGCAAAGTTATGAGTACATTAAGGCACAGCGCGGCGTTGCGTGGAGTATTCCCATTAGCTTAGGTGATAGCCACAAAGGCTTTGCTGTGCTGGGCACAGATGCAAGTTACTTCAGCCATTATCAATACGCTAAAAAACAACACCTCACCTTTGCCGCTGGCCGACCATTTCACAATGGCAAAGAAGTGGTGCTTGGGGCTATGGTCGCAAAAAAGTTGGGTTATCAGCTAGGGCAAAAAATCGTCATTTCTCACGGTATGGGCAATACCAGTTTCCATCATCATGATGACAATCCGCTGGTTATTTCTGGCATTTTGGCAGCCACAGGAACGCCTGTAGATAAAACGCTACATGTGCCGTTAAGTGCCATCGAGAGCATGCATAGCTCAGGCCACAGCAAGCCATCTCGAATAGTTGCACGAAAACAAGATGCAACGCACCACGAGCATGAGCATGAGCATGAGCATGAGCATGAGCATGAGCATGAGCATGAGCATGAGCATGACAGTAAAAACAATAATGCTCTAGTTCACAACCTCGACTCCAAACCCGGTGATTTAATTGGCTCGACAAAGCAAATCACTGCATTTTTACTTGGCTTTGATTCACCGCTCTATACCCTCCAAGTGCGCAGAAATATTAATCAGTATAAAGGCGAGCCTTTGCTGGCAATTATGCCAGGGGTGACATTAAGAGAATTATGGGAAATGCTAGATATTGTCGAAAAAATCTTGCTTCTCATTACCCTTGCAGTGGTGTTGATAAGCTTGCTCGGCATGTTAACCTCATTGCTCGCCACGTTGAACCAAAGGCGTCGAGAACTTGCTATCCTGCGCTCCGTTGGTGCGCGGCCTTGGCATATCTTTACGCTTCTCATCAGTGAAGCGATTTTTATCACCGTGTTGGGATGTGCTTTCGGTGTAGCGCTTTTCTATGCTCTGCTCATTGCTGCCCAATCCGGCCTACAGAGTCAATTTGGCGTAGTCCTAAGTATCTCAGCGCTCTCAACCTATGAACTCATGCTACTAAGCGTTATTATAGGTGCAGGTACTTTGATCGGCGCCATTCCTGCCGCCCGTGCTTATTTTTACTCGCTTGCCGATGGCATGCAAATTAAAACCTAA
- a CDS encoding DUF3034 family protein has protein sequence MKWANVFTVCLIVCGPTYAATGKLLATPGVSQVEGSAGGGIVPWAQLAGYASEDEWAASGFCSRASLKDYQLDVCGVQANLFNRVELSFARQNFDVDALNLDIEQDIVGAKVRLYGDIVYSKYPQLSFGIQHKSLDDATVANLLGAEDDSGTDYYFAASKLHLGAVGGYNWFWNITMRHSRANQLGILGYGGANDSAPWQLEASSAVFLSRHWAVGAEYRQKSNNLGLGESDWKDVFVAWIPNKSVSVTAAWLDLGKIAGQPSQTGWYLSVTGYF, from the coding sequence ATGAAGTGGGCTAATGTTTTTACCGTGTGTTTAATAGTGTGCGGACCAACTTACGCCGCAACAGGAAAGTTACTAGCGACTCCCGGGGTGTCACAGGTTGAGGGTAGTGCTGGTGGTGGCATTGTGCCGTGGGCGCAGCTTGCAGGATATGCTTCGGAAGATGAATGGGCGGCGAGCGGGTTTTGTAGCCGAGCTAGCCTGAAAGACTACCAGCTCGATGTGTGTGGCGTTCAAGCCAACTTATTCAACCGCGTAGAGTTAAGTTTCGCTCGACAAAACTTCGATGTGGATGCGCTTAATCTTGATATTGAGCAAGATATTGTCGGTGCCAAGGTGCGGCTATATGGCGATATCGTCTACAGTAAATATCCACAATTGAGCTTTGGTATTCAACATAAGTCTCTGGATGATGCTACGGTTGCCAATTTGCTCGGCGCTGAAGACGACTCAGGAACGGATTATTACTTTGCTGCAAGCAAACTGCATTTGGGCGCTGTAGGCGGTTATAACTGGTTCTGGAATATTACGATGAGACATTCTCGGGCTAATCAACTTGGCATACTAGGTTATGGTGGAGCTAACGACAGTGCGCCTTGGCAACTAGAAGCTAGCAGTGCAGTGTTTTTATCTAGGCATTGGGCTGTCGGTGCAGAATATCGCCAAAAATCCAACAACCTTGGACTTGGTGAATCAGATTGGAAAGATGTTTTTGTCGCTTGGATCCCGAATAAGTCAGTGAGTGTGACGGCGGCATGGCTAGACCTTGGCAAAATCGCAGGGCAGCCTTCTCAAACGGGTTGGTATCTATCTGTTACGGGGTACTTTTAA
- a CDS encoding DUF3299 domain-containing protein, which produces MVFSGIANAAPPKEIFWEDLIPKGHVQISNQDAASHDGAEQNWVQPDLDAPVVKELDGQLVSLPGFVVPLEGDSEVITEFLLVPYFGACIHVPPPPPNQIVHVKIKGGVPIESLYDAITVSGTIKVSTWKGDIAQTGYMMEAKGVAPFEL; this is translated from the coding sequence ATGGTATTCAGTGGTATTGCAAATGCGGCACCACCTAAAGAGATATTCTGGGAAGATTTAATTCCAAAAGGACATGTCCAGATCAGTAATCAAGACGCAGCAAGCCATGATGGCGCCGAGCAAAATTGGGTGCAACCTGACTTAGACGCCCCAGTCGTCAAAGAGTTAGACGGTCAACTAGTCAGCTTACCCGGCTTTGTTGTACCACTTGAAGGTGACAGTGAAGTGATCACCGAATTTTTGTTGGTTCCCTACTTTGGCGCTTGTATTCACGTGCCGCCGCCGCCACCGAACCAAATCGTTCATGTCAAAATCAAAGGCGGTGTTCCGATTGAAAGCCTATATGATGCAATCACAGTCAGTGGCACGATTAAGGTTTCTACTTGGAAGGGCGACATCGCGCAAACAGGTTATATGATGGAAGCCAAAGGCGTCGCGCCATTTGAGCTCTAA
- a CDS encoding sulfurtransferase, whose protein sequence is MKHVVDREWLFANLGKVKVLDAGIVKPGLSGPYNAPAIIQGALRFDISGALANPHATSPNMCCSPAQFQAEMRQLGINQHDVLVAYDDKGMFSAARAWYMLKMMGHKQVYVLDGGLPAWCEKQYPLSQAYAQVQQAGNFVAAYDETAFVDKAAVLSNIDAELSCLFDARGAKRFTGEEQEPRADMRSGHVPKSKNLPYTSLLNADGCFKPLTQLEVLYSDLSKDKTKPLIFSCGSGVTACILVLVADELGYKDLTVYDGSWSEWGADPDVPVETN, encoded by the coding sequence ATGAAGCATGTGGTCGATAGGGAATGGCTCTTTGCAAATCTTGGCAAAGTGAAAGTATTGGATGCTGGCATTGTGAAACCGGGGCTGTCAGGCCCTTATAACGCCCCTGCAATCATTCAAGGCGCGCTGCGTTTTGATATTAGCGGTGCGCTAGCTAATCCCCATGCTACATCACCCAATATGTGCTGCAGTCCAGCTCAATTTCAAGCAGAAATGCGACAGCTTGGTATCAACCAACATGATGTGTTAGTCGCTTACGATGATAAGGGCATGTTTAGCGCTGCCAGAGCTTGGTATATGCTCAAAATGATGGGTCATAAACAAGTGTATGTACTGGACGGCGGATTACCTGCTTGGTGTGAAAAACAATACCCTTTGAGTCAAGCGTACGCGCAAGTCCAACAAGCAGGAAACTTTGTCGCTGCATATGATGAAACAGCATTTGTTGATAAAGCGGCTGTGCTTAGTAATATTGACGCTGAACTGAGTTGCCTATTCGATGCTAGAGGTGCAAAGCGCTTTACTGGTGAAGAGCAAGAACCTCGTGCAGATATGCGCAGCGGTCATGTGCCTAAAAGTAAAAACCTGCCATACACGAGTTTGTTAAATGCCGATGGTTGCTTTAAACCACTCACTCAGCTTGAAGTGCTGTATAGCGACTTATCAAAGGACAAAACTAAGCCTCTGATATTCTCTTGTGGCTCAGGTGTTACAGCTTGTATTTTAGTGCTGGTGGCTGACGAGCTAGGTTATAAAGATTTGACGGTATATGACGGCTCGTGGAGTGAATGGGGCGCTGATCCCGATGTGCCCGTTGAAACAAATTAA
- a CDS encoding helix-turn-helix domain-containing protein: MQERTKLVGNPYFKYNGDDLRRMRLAAQKTTQQMADLVGISRQTYENYENGVSRIPWDHFQVWCRYCDIDLSPIIKQFQALRSLISDTQLRRKSPTSPDAKKMEE, encoded by the coding sequence ATGCAAGAAAGGACTAAATTGGTGGGCAATCCCTATTTTAAATATAACGGTGACGACCTTAGAAGAATGCGCCTTGCTGCCCAAAAAACCACGCAGCAAATGGCTGACCTTGTGGGTATTAGCCGCCAAACCTACGAAAACTATGAAAATGGTGTAAGCCGTATCCCTTGGGATCACTTTCAGGTTTGGTGTAGGTACTGTGATATTGACCTTTCTCCCATTATTAAGCAGTTTCAAGCGCTACGGAGCTTAATTAGTGATACCCAATTAAGACGCAAAAGCCCGACCTCTCCTGATGCAAAGAAAATGGAAGAGTAA
- a CDS encoding group I truncated hemoglobin, whose protein sequence is MKWLSLTAILLFLVACSASTPQASLYEQIGGNAGAEKLVDAFIKQIGNDDVILPYFRESNVRHFREGFITHLCDTLDGPCDYEGDSMVQIHTGMAISESDFNRVVDLLINAMNEVGIAHSVQNQVLARLAPMRSEVIKL, encoded by the coding sequence ATGAAATGGCTATCACTAACGGCAATCTTGCTTTTCCTCGTGGCGTGTAGTGCTTCAACTCCACAAGCCTCCCTATATGAGCAAATAGGGGGCAACGCCGGCGCAGAAAAGCTAGTAGATGCGTTTATTAAACAGATTGGCAATGATGACGTTATTTTACCGTATTTTAGAGAGTCCAATGTTAGGCATTTTCGTGAAGGGTTTATCACTCATCTGTGCGATACCTTAGATGGCCCTTGTGATTATGAAGGTGATAGCATGGTGCAGATCCACACCGGCATGGCTATTAGTGAGTCTGACTTTAATCGAGTGGTTGATCTCTTGATCAACGCAATGAATGAGGTTGGGATTGCTCACTCTGTACAAAATCAAGTTCTGGCCCGCCTAGCACCGATGCGAAGTGAAGTGATCAAGCTGTAG
- a CDS encoding phosphoribosylaminoimidazolesuccinocarboxamide synthase, which yields MSSYKVLDVNDDLPIRTKGAVHSGKVRSVYWLTDADSARLIEEKGYQVPVGTELAIMVISDRISAFDCIWQGENGLNGVPGKGIALNSVASHWFSLFDKAGLAGNHIVDIPHPYVWIVRKASTVRVEAIARQYITGSMWRDYAKGVREFCGLQLPEGLEANQKLDNVLITPSTKGIIKGLADVPEVDDVNISRKNIEDNLAAFNFKSAADVDKYEQLLTEGFALISKELEKLDQIFVDTKFEFGYVEDKDGQERLIYIDEVGTPDSSRIWDGPAYRDSKIVENSKEGFRQLLINNVPDSDVLLNKDRMPEREALARDYLLPEAVMMSVSETYVGIASKIVGRELTIPADPRQEVIDILDKQYGLID from the coding sequence ATGAGTAGCTACAAAGTTTTAGACGTTAATGACGATCTTCCAATTCGCACTAAAGGTGCGGTTCACAGTGGTAAAGTACGTTCAGTTTATTGGTTAACCGACGCCGACAGTGCACGTTTAATTGAAGAAAAAGGCTATCAAGTCCCGGTTGGTACAGAGCTGGCAATTATGGTGATTTCAGACCGTATTTCAGCGTTTGATTGTATTTGGCAAGGTGAAAATGGTCTTAACGGTGTACCGGGTAAGGGCATTGCGCTTAACAGCGTTGCTTCACATTGGTTTTCACTTTTTGATAAAGCTGGCCTTGCAGGTAATCACATTGTTGATATTCCACATCCTTATGTTTGGATTGTGCGTAAAGCCAGTACGGTAAGAGTTGAAGCGATTGCGCGTCAATATATTACCGGCAGTATGTGGCGCGATTACGCAAAGGGCGTAAGGGAGTTTTGTGGCTTGCAATTACCAGAAGGTTTAGAGGCCAATCAAAAACTAGATAATGTCTTAATCACACCATCAACCAAAGGGATCATCAAAGGTTTAGCAGACGTACCAGAAGTGGATGACGTAAACATCTCTCGTAAAAACATCGAAGATAACCTTGCAGCGTTCAACTTTAAATCTGCGGCAGATGTGGATAAGTACGAGCAGTTGCTAACCGAGGGCTTTGCCCTGATCAGTAAAGAGCTTGAGAAGCTTGATCAGATCTTTGTTGATACTAAATTTGAGTTTGGTTACGTTGAAGATAAAGACGGCCAAGAGCGCCTAATTTACATTGATGAAGTGGGTACGCCTGACTCGTCACGTATTTGGGATGGCCCTGCTTATCGCGATAGTAAGATCGTTGAAAACTCAAAAGAAGGTTTCCGCCAGCTATTGATAAACAATGTACCAGATAGCGATGTGCTGCTTAATAAAGATCGCATGCCTGAGCGAGAAGCGCTTGCTCGCGATTATCTTTTGCCAGAAGCTGTGATGATGTCGGTAAGCGAAACTTACGTTGGGATCGCAAGTAAAATCGTTGGTCGTGAACTAACGATCCCTGCTGATCCTCGCCAAGAAGTTATTGATATTCTTGATAAGCAGTACGGTTTAATAGATTAA
- a CDS encoding putative bifunctional diguanylate cyclase/phosphodiesterase produces MNNSFKNKIISLCILLILVTAGMSLASFWWSTSKFNEAQVQRKIQVAQNVYQQYLKAREQLLVTAATVLTADFGFKQAVATRDAQTISSVLLNHSRRIDADLMLLLDVKGDLISANREGLDFPSDTRTWMQALQSHTDHSAFVVLSEQLYQVIILPVRAPRTIAYSIIGFEVGSAVALELKELTGMETSFVGAADNLKASSLTTLALGGDLFTFLAAQKTTRWLNQYPVYESAEVSLPSLASNPVSLVLSADLTTQYQEFDKMVLTIILLSLGTILIGFITSGIVAKNLTTPLSKLTELAKRFAKGDYSAKLEEARPTQEICQLVDAFNDMGEDIQQREEQIRFQASHDHLTGFFNRNAALDKLHSMLSSGAEYYFIAIDIKGLRHINDKLGPRVGDDCIKAVAKRIAEINTAEGGLNVRLGGDEFLVAHPASACADPQSAVLGIVECAEMLNQGLSKPYTVQGLDISLHFSIGVVHYPKQAHTPEDVVRRALIAVDTAAHDGHDVYYYQSGEDEAHLERLQIIDELKHAIANDDGQLFMTYQPKLNMKTNRIDKVESLIRWQRKNGEWVSPELFIDLAEQSGLIVELTQWVVKTVVSQVANWVRQGERIKAAINVSAQDIADKNFLSHLKTLLDTHNVKPELITIELTERDMIENEEKGIAVLQALKQLGVQVSLDDYGVGQTSLGRLKMLPIDELKLDKVFILKLAQSEKDQFIVRSTITLGHQLGFSVVAEGVEDKASLVLLESMQCDYAQGYYLSKPLKAADFDLWLGRYNEVG; encoded by the coding sequence ATGAATAACAGCTTTAAAAATAAAATAATTAGTCTCTGTATTTTGCTTATCCTTGTCACGGCGGGGATGAGCTTGGCAAGTTTTTGGTGGTCCACAAGTAAATTCAATGAAGCGCAAGTGCAAAGAAAAATTCAAGTGGCACAAAATGTTTATCAACAATATTTAAAAGCGCGAGAGCAGCTATTGGTTACCGCGGCGACTGTACTGACCGCTGACTTTGGCTTTAAACAGGCGGTCGCGACAAGAGACGCACAAACCATCAGTAGTGTGTTGCTTAATCACTCTCGCCGTATTGATGCCGACTTAATGCTGCTGCTGGATGTGAAAGGCGACCTGATCTCCGCAAACAGAGAAGGACTCGACTTCCCGAGCGATACCAGAACTTGGATGCAAGCGTTGCAAAGCCATACCGACCACTCAGCTTTTGTGGTGCTTAGTGAGCAGTTGTATCAAGTGATTATTTTGCCTGTGCGAGCACCTAGAACGATTGCATACTCAATTATTGGCTTTGAGGTTGGATCTGCTGTGGCGCTAGAGCTCAAAGAGCTGACAGGAATGGAAACGAGCTTTGTTGGTGCCGCTGATAACCTAAAAGCAAGTTCGCTGACTACTCTTGCACTTGGTGGTGATTTATTTACTTTCTTAGCGGCGCAAAAAACGACACGGTGGCTTAACCAATATCCGGTATATGAAAGTGCAGAGGTGAGTTTACCTTCTCTTGCAAGTAACCCGGTGAGTTTGGTACTCAGTGCGGATTTAACTACTCAGTATCAAGAATTCGATAAAATGGTGTTGACCATTATTTTACTCTCCCTAGGTACTATCCTTATTGGTTTTATCACCAGTGGTATTGTTGCCAAGAATCTTACGACACCGCTTAGTAAGCTTACTGAGTTGGCAAAACGCTTTGCTAAAGGGGATTACTCAGCCAAGCTAGAAGAGGCTCGACCTACCCAAGAAATTTGCCAGCTCGTTGACGCTTTTAATGATATGGGCGAAGACATTCAACAGCGTGAAGAGCAGATCCGCTTTCAAGCCAGTCATGACCATTTAACTGGATTTTTTAATCGTAATGCGGCTTTGGATAAACTACATAGTATGCTCAGCAGTGGTGCAGAGTATTACTTTATTGCCATAGACATAAAGGGATTACGCCATATCAATGACAAGCTCGGCCCTCGGGTAGGAGATGATTGCATTAAAGCCGTGGCGAAACGGATAGCGGAGATCAATACAGCAGAAGGCGGATTGAATGTTAGGCTTGGTGGTGATGAGTTTTTAGTTGCACATCCAGCGAGTGCGTGTGCCGATCCGCAAAGTGCTGTGCTTGGTATTGTTGAATGTGCTGAGATGCTAAATCAAGGCCTGAGTAAGCCTTACACTGTGCAGGGATTAGATATTTCGCTTCACTTTAGTATCGGCGTAGTGCATTACCCCAAACAGGCACATACTCCCGAGGATGTCGTTCGCCGGGCTTTGATCGCAGTTGATACTGCAGCGCACGATGGTCATGATGTTTACTACTACCAATCAGGTGAAGATGAAGCCCATCTAGAGCGTCTGCAAATTATTGATGAACTAAAACACGCTATTGCCAACGATGATGGTCAGCTTTTTATGACCTATCAACCAAAGCTAAATATGAAAACCAATCGTATTGATAAGGTTGAGTCTCTTATTCGTTGGCAACGTAAAAATGGTGAATGGGTGTCGCCCGAACTATTTATCGATCTTGCCGAGCAATCAGGTTTGATTGTTGAGTTAACTCAGTGGGTAGTAAAGACTGTGGTGTCACAAGTTGCTAATTGGGTACGCCAAGGTGAACGTATCAAGGCTGCCATTAATGTATCGGCACAAGACATCGCAGATAAAAACTTCTTGTCTCATCTTAAGACGCTACTAGATACACATAACGTCAAACCTGAGTTGATCACCATAGAGCTTACTGAGCGAGACATGATTGAGAATGAGGAAAAAGGCATTGCGGTTCTTCAAGCGCTCAAACAGCTTGGCGTGCAGGTCTCGCTTGATGATTATGGTGTGGGTCAAACTTCCCTTGGTCGATTAAAAATGTTGCCTATTGATGAGCTGAAGCTCGACAAGGTATTTATTTTAAAGCTCGCTCAATCGGAAAAAGACCAGTTTATTGTGCGCTCCACCATCACGCTTGGTCACCAACTTGGTTTTAGCGTGGTCGCGGAAGGCGTTGAAGACAAAGCATCGCTTGTGCTACTTGAGTCAATGCAGTGTGATTATGCACAAGGTTACTATCTAAGTAAGCCACTCAAAGCCGCAGACTTTGACCTGTGGTTGGGGAGGTATAATGAAGTGGGCTAA
- a CDS encoding ABC transporter ATP-binding protein: MLTISQLQFTWPKSSTPVLTIPKLHIARGEHVFLHGPSGSGKSTLLGLIAGTLDCQQGEIEIAGTNASALSRGQRDKFRADHIGTIFQNFNLLPYLSPIENVTLGCEFSKKRRQNIFSQNKSLEQEAKILLCDLGIDEHTQQRSVAELSIGQQQRVAAARAFIGRPEIIIADEPTSALDADSRDGFIKLLFSQAAVYSASILFVSHDKSLAPLFDRQISLPDLQQGAPLC, translated from the coding sequence ATGCTTACGATATCTCAATTACAGTTTACATGGCCTAAGTCGAGCACCCCGGTGCTAACCATACCTAAGCTACATATCGCCCGAGGTGAACACGTGTTTTTACATGGTCCAAGCGGCAGCGGTAAATCGACTTTGCTTGGATTGATTGCCGGCACCTTAGATTGCCAGCAGGGAGAAATTGAAATTGCAGGTACAAACGCGAGCGCACTAAGCCGTGGCCAACGAGATAAGTTTAGAGCCGACCATATAGGTACTATTTTTCAGAACTTTAATTTGTTGCCCTATTTGTCGCCCATTGAAAACGTTACCCTTGGCTGCGAATTTTCCAAAAAGCGCAGGCAAAACATTTTCTCACAGAATAAATCGCTTGAGCAGGAAGCCAAGATTCTGCTCTGTGATCTTGGTATAGACGAGCACACTCAGCAGCGCAGTGTCGCGGAGTTAAGTATTGGTCAACAGCAGCGCGTAGCCGCCGCTCGCGCATTTATAGGCAGGCCCGAAATCATTATTGCCGACGAGCCAACCTCAGCCCTCGATGCCGACAGTCGTGATGGATTTATTAAATTACTCTTTAGCCAAGCCGCGGTTTACAGTGCATCTATTCTCTTTGTCAGTCACGATAAAAGCTTAGCGCCGTTATTTGATAGGCAAATAAGCTTGCCTGATTTACAACAAGGAGCACCGCTATGCTAA
- a CDS encoding methylamine utilization protein, producing the protein MRTSVLLLLSFCFLFLLDSNCANAGQLTVLDGSGKPLQHAVVELTDEPVESAAKAVAVMDQINKQFVPFILTIQKGQLVNFPNSDDIRHHVYSFSAVKPFELKLYAGTPNQPLKFENAGVVVLGCNIHDSMVGYIYIADDKQVLVSDANGLVTLPNSTKQVTVWHPYQDNDIDSRQTVQIVNTTAPMSVTIKTTYPAPRNTFGERFGQHE; encoded by the coding sequence ATGCGAACGTCTGTTCTACTCCTACTAAGTTTTTGTTTTTTATTCCTTTTAGATTCAAACTGCGCAAATGCCGGGCAATTAACAGTGCTAGATGGCAGCGGCAAGCCCTTGCAGCATGCCGTTGTTGAATTGACGGACGAGCCTGTCGAGTCAGCAGCAAAAGCAGTGGCGGTTATGGATCAAATCAATAAACAGTTTGTTCCTTTCATTCTGACCATCCAAAAAGGACAATTGGTTAATTTTCCCAATAGCGATGATATCCGTCATCACGTTTATTCGTTTTCTGCGGTAAAACCTTTTGAGCTAAAGCTATACGCTGGCACGCCAAATCAACCGCTTAAGTTTGAAAACGCTGGTGTAGTGGTGTTAGGTTGTAACATTCACGACTCTATGGTGGGCTATATTTACATTGCAGATGACAAGCAAGTATTGGTATCTGATGCGAATGGATTAGTAACTTTGCCGAATTCTACGAAACAAGTAACGGTATGGCATCCTTATCAAGATAATGACATAGATAGTCGGCAAACCGTGCAAATAGTGAACACAACGGCGCCAATGTCCGTAACAATAAAAACAACTTATCCAGCGCCGCGTAATACCTTTGGCGAGCGCTTTGGACAACATGAATGA
- a CDS encoding class 1 fructose-bisphosphatase, whose translation MRRLPPVLIEDGCSRELVSLIRTILAACKEISFRVGQGALSGVLGSTLDENIQGETQKKLDVLSNQLLKDILLESGYVKAIASEEEDYTVAGNPKANYIVAFDPLDGSSNTDINSLVGTIFSIMEAPEGSDPSDPAIFMQPGHKQVAAGYVLYGPSTMLALSTGKGTRLFTLDKTHGSFLLTQDFAAIPEDTKEFAINASNQRHWTPAMQNYIADLLEGETGPRGKNFNMRWIAAMVGDVHRVLCRGGLFTYPEDRKDPNKPFKLRLLYEANPMAMLIEQAGGIAHTGRERILDIQPEEIHQRVGVILGSKHEVEACLAYHK comes from the coding sequence ATGCGTAGACTCCCTCCGGTGTTAATTGAAGATGGTTGTTCTCGTGAGTTGGTTTCTTTAATCAGAACCATTCTCGCGGCATGTAAAGAAATATCGTTCCGTGTTGGCCAAGGTGCACTTTCAGGTGTATTAGGCTCAACCTTAGATGAGAACATTCAAGGTGAAACGCAAAAGAAGCTCGATGTACTTTCAAATCAACTATTGAAAGATATTTTGCTTGAATCTGGCTATGTCAAAGCCATCGCTTCTGAAGAAGAAGATTACACCGTCGCCGGCAATCCAAAAGCGAACTATATTGTCGCTTTCGATCCGTTGGATGGTTCATCCAATACCGACATTAATTCACTAGTCGGTACTATTTTCTCTATTATGGAAGCGCCTGAAGGTTCAGACCCTAGCGATCCTGCGATCTTTATGCAGCCAGGTCATAAACAAGTTGCAGCGGGCTATGTGTTATATGGCCCATCAACCATGTTAGCGCTATCAACAGGCAAAGGAACTCGCTTGTTTACTCTGGACAAAACTCACGGTAGCTTCCTACTCACACAAGACTTTGCTGCCATTCCTGAAGACACCAAAGAGTTTGCCATTAACGCTTCAAACCAACGCCACTGGACCCCAGCAATGCAAAACTACATTGCCGATCTACTTGAAGGTGAAACCGGACCGCGTGGTAAAAACTTCAATATGCGCTGGATAGCGGCAATGGTTGGCGATGTTCACCGCGTATTATGCCGTGGCGGACTATTCACTTATCCAGAAGATCGTAAAGATCCAAACAAGCCATTTAAACTTCGCCTACTTTACGAAGCCAATCCAATGGCGATGCTTATCGAGCAAGCTGGCGGTATTGCCCACACAGGTCGTGAACGAATTTTGGATATTCAACCTGAAGAAATACACCAACGAGTCGGTGTTATCTTAGGTTCAAAGCACGAAGTTGAAGCGTGCCTTGCTTATCATAAGTGA